A stretch of Schistocerca nitens isolate TAMUIC-IGC-003100 chromosome 6, iqSchNite1.1, whole genome shotgun sequence DNA encodes these proteins:
- the LOC126262271 gene encoding uncharacterized protein LOC126262271: MPSARDPETLFVLSQKVIVDFLTLPWRSRNQFTFEISNRINSILSCIPASLIDSVVSGVIEEFSRLKTVTEGGAAELLLKAVAVPQLQVLDCRTLVKLGYVSDEVRHGFQYTIAGLIPSLRNLVQLSFSTHKNEFTLPVCDDEVLWNIGCNCPHLKSLNFRCCNHVTDEGLKCLIPGFSDSTGCKHLEELYVFESSVTEKGVTLALEHLKKLRIVDFRELCTSLILLYNKCMTNGSRLLEDGLKITHINNLGVCRPAQKLQFDQKIVRICQILCPNLRNLKVRVTDFDVAHLKKLPSLTAVEFVYNIGRPLSPGEGTVNFLTQYGHQLSALTIICNLFAVELFVTIGDNCPNLKELWIKCNELLCNPEWVAPVSQRIVYTHLESLYVRIGETEDSECFLPSEVLVYILRCSWGLKSLQLIFRSVSVADTWFDSVLMEINTGSLEKIFIAIPGSNCNYSAVMLSMETVESIMIHCPKLKVLGNLLVWNVTRTQVKELRDWITARNLDVLIVYRFMKIK; the protein is encoded by the coding sequence ATGCCTTCTGCTAGGGACCCAGAAACACTTTTCGTACTCAGTCAAAAAGTAATTGTTGATTTCTTGACATTACCTTGGCGAAGTAGAAACCAGTTCACATTCGAAATTTCGAACCGAATCAATTCTATTTTATCATGTATACCGGCATCTTTAATCGATTCCGTCgtatctggtgtgatagaagaattcTCACGACTTAAAACTGTAACAGAAGGAGGTGCTGCCGAACTTTTACTGAAAGCTGTGGCCGTACCACAGTTGCAAGTGTTGGACTGCCGGACGCTTGTCAAGCTTGGATACGTTTCAGATGAAGTACGACATGGTTTTCAGTATACTATAGCAGGTTTGATTCCGTCATTGCGCAATTTAGTGCAGTTGTCTTTTTCAACTCACAAGAATGAATTCACACTTCCAGTCTGTGATGATGAAGTGCTATGGAACATAGGCTGCAATTGCCCTCATTTGAAGTCTTTAAACTTTAGATGTTGTAATCACGTTACAGATGAAGGTTTAAAGTGTTTAATACCTGGGTTCTCTGATAGTACAGGTTGTAAACATCTCGAAGAATTATACGTGTTCGAAAGCTCTGTTACTGAAAAAGGTGTTACTCTCGCACTGGAACATTTAAAAAAGTTACGAATAGTCGATTTCAGAGAACTGTGCACTTCGCTGATACTTCTGTACAATAAGTGTATGACGAATGGTTCACGCTTGTTGGAGGATGGACTAAAAATAACCCATATAAATAATTTGGGTGTCTGCCGACCAGCACAAAAACTACAGTTCGACCAGAAGATTGTTAGAATTTGTCAGATTTTATGCCCCAACTTGAGAAATCTCAAAGTCAGGGTAACTGATTTTGATGTTGCACATTTAAAAAAACTTCCGTCATTGACAGCTGTAGAATTCGTCTATAATATTGGTAGGCCGCTGTCTCCTGGTGAAGGGACAGTAAACTTCCTGACGCAGTATGGCCATCAATTGAGTGCTCTAACAATAATATGCAATTTATTTGCAGTAGAACTGTTTGTCACTATAGGTGACAACTGCCCAAACTTAAAAGAGTTATGGATCAAATGTAATGAACTGTTATGCAACCCTGAGTGGGTTGCTCCTGTTTCACAAAGAATAGTGTACACCCATCTAGAGTCTTTGTATGTGAGAATTGGGGAAACTGAGGATTCAGAGTGCTTTTTACCATCAGAGGTGTTGGTATATATTTTGAGATGTAGTTGGGGCTTGAAATCTCTGCAGCTGATTTTTAGAAGTGTGTCGGTGGCAGATACTTGGTTTGATTCCGTACTGATGGAGATAAACACTGGATCATTGGAAAAAATATTTATAGCGATTCCTGGCAGTAACTGCAATTATTCTGCTGTTATGTTGTCGATGGAAACTGTTGAGAGTATTATGATACACTGTCCAAAACTGAAAGTGTTGGGAAATTTGTTGGTATGGAATGTTACTCGCACACAGGTAAAGGAATTGAGAGACTGGATTACTGCCAGAAATTTAGATGTGTTAATTGTGTACAGATTCATGAAAATTAAGTAA